The genomic stretch ATGTTTTTTCTAAAAAGTTTGCGAAAAGTTTTTCAAGATATAGGATATTATCTTCTGGGAAAGATTTTGCTTTTAATGAAAACTTGTTAAGAAACTTTGTCATTGATGGTTTGTATGACTCTCCATCAATAAGCATGGCAAATCCTCTCAAAAGGATCTCAATATCTCTCATATTCAAATCTGGCGTTGTTGATGGAAGTAGCCTTCTCCATTTGCTGTCTAGATTAATCTTGTAAAGCATGTCATAAAATTTCGAGTGGAAGAGACTAGTTCTTATTTCTTGCGGTTTTAGATTGACTCCTCCAGAATTTAATCGGTTAAAAATCTCAAAAACAACAGAATGTTCATCGTCTGGCGCATTCTGCTTAATGATAATATTTCTTATAGTCCGTAACTCAAACGATAACCTATCTTCCTCATCAAGTGTGGAATAATTTAATCCATTAAATTTATTACTCTGATTAGGCTGTGAAGTTGGTAGTTTTAGATTGAAATCTGTAAAATATAGATTGTTACTTAGTATTGCGTCAGGAATACCTTTGTTTTCATCAAAAATCAGACGAAGCTCAAGGCGTTTTTCATTTCTAGGAAACCTCTTTTTCATAAAGTAATAGATAGTCATGTAGCGTTGCTGACCATCTATTACTATGAATCTGTTCCGAGCTTCTTCGTAAAGGAATATCTGTGGAATTGGTATGCCAATGATTATTGATTCAATTAACTTGGAAGCTCGTTTTATATCCCACACATAGTTTCTTTGGAAACCAGGGATTTTCACTACTCCAGAACCAATGAAATCGAACAGCGTTTTTATATTAAAATCATTAGGTGAAGCTGAAACATCATACTCAGCAAAGCTAACATCATCAGATGAATCTATAATGTCATCTTCTATGTCTATCCATGTTGATTCTGCTTCTTGCACTGTATTACTTTCCATTTAGCTCGCCAATTATTCCTTTTAATATGCAACTATACAAGTATTTCATTGGATCGAGAAATGCTATCTCAAAACAAGGTATGGCACTCTAATCTAAAATACAAAACGTCTACATGGTCTTCCATCATAGTACAAAGTTAATACAAAAAGTAAGCTTTATCGAAACTAAACGTGATTATTAGGATCTAGTTTCTAGAAGGAAATCAAAACATTCAGCTAGAGACGCACCTTGCCAGGTTCCCGCATGACGCAACAAATCACTGGCTTTTTTATTTCCCTTTAGTGGCGAAACTGTTTATTACTCACACTGCGATCGCCTAAAAGCTATAATCAACCGCAAGTCTATAAATTTTTGTAAATATGTCGTCTCCAACCCCTGACGTACCAGCGAGCGAGTCTCGCGAAGC from Pseudanabaena sp. BC1403 encodes the following:
- a CDS encoding DUF262 domain-containing protein, whose product is MESNTVQEAESTWIDIEDDIIDSSDDVSFAEYDVSASPNDFNIKTLFDFIGSGVVKIPGFQRNYVWDIKRASKLIESIIIGIPIPQIFLYEEARNRFIVIDGQQRYMTIYYFMKKRFPRNEKRLELRLIFDENKGIPDAILSNNLYFTDFNLKLPTSQPNQSNKFNGLNYSTLDEEDRLSFELRTIRNIIIKQNAPDDEHSVVFEIFNRLNSGGVNLKPQEIRTSLFHSKFYDMLYKINLDSKWRRLLPSTTPDLNMRDIEILLRGFAMLIDGESYKPSMTKFLNKFSLKAKSFPEDNILYLEKLFANFLEKTSNSNDGFFQRNYGLFQSKTGRFNISVFESIFVASCTEAFRGKKIEIEEIDFEKVNLLKNHNTFIDATQSDTASERNVKSRIALAKEILK